The DNA region AGATCAGGTTACGGAAATATGCCCAGCCAGCAAAATGGCAATAAAAAACAATAAAATCTATCTTATTTATGCAGAATATTACGAAGATGCCGCTCCTAAAAGCATTTCTGTATATGACATGAATACCAAACAAACCACGCAGTTTGCCAACTACAGCGATTTCTCCAATCCTGGTAATATTGTAGTCGACCCGGCTACAGGAGATGTAATTATCATCGATCAACCCTCTTCTGCTCTCAACGACATATATGTTTATGGTAGTGACGGCGTACTCAAAAAGAAATTGGAAACCGGCTACTATACCACTAATATGCACTTTGTAACTGAATAACAGCATGAAACAATTTTCTTTTTTTCTAACCCTTTGGGTGACAGTGCTACTTCTTTCCGCCTGTGGCGGAAAGAGCAGCACTGCTTCCGGCTCTGCACAAGGAGACACCATCCCGCTACACTACTCCTCTAATCTCTCTCTGATAGATTACGAAAATTACATCGTTGCACAGCTACGCAATCCCTGGGATACAGCAAAGATACTACACACCTATGTATTAGTAGACAAAAAACAGCCGTTACCCCAAGAACTGCCTCAAGGTACTCTTGTCCGCACCCCACTTAGTAAAGCAGTCATCTACTCATCCGTTCATTGCAGCTTGCTGAAAGACCTCGGTGCCTTAAATAGTATCGGTGGCGTATGCGACCTGAAGTACATCAAACTACCGGAAATCGAGGAAGGATGCCGAAACGGCACCATCACCGATGTAGGTGATGGCATGAACCCCAATATCGAAAAAATCATAGACCTGCACCCCGATGCCATCCTACTTTCTCCTTTTGAAAACAGCGGTGGATACGGACGTGTAGAGAAACTGGATGTACCCATCATTGAATGTGCCGACTATATGGAAACCTCTTCATTGGGACGTGCCGAATGGATGCGTTTCTACGGTTTATTATTTGGCAAGAAAACAGAAGCAGATGCTATGTTTACTTCGATAGAAAGAAACTATAAGGATTTACAAGAATTAGTAAAGCCTATCTCTTTTGCCCCCTCCGTGATGTGTGATTTGAAAACAAGCTCTACCTGGTACACTCCGGGTGGTAACAGTACCATCGCCAAACTATACTCTGATGCAGGTGCCAACTATATTTTCAGAGAAGATACACATAGCGGCTCACTCCCCTATCCTTTCGAAGTTATCTTTGAGAAAGGTCAACAGGCGGATTTCTGGCTGATACGCTACAACCAACCTGCAGATAAGACCTATAGTGAACTGGAAAAAGAGTTTGCCCCTTACGCCGGTTTCCGCGCCTTCAAAGAACGGAATATCTACGGATGCAATACCAACCGGGTTCCTTTTTATGAAGAAACGCCTTTCCGGCCGGACTGGTTATTGAAAGATTTAATAAAAATCTTCCATCCTTCGATGCTGGAAGGATATGAATCGAAATATTATAGTAAATTAGCAGAATAAAATTTAATGGTTTGAAAGGCAAAGGATCTATATATGGCATAGTACTGTCGGTTCTCATTCTCCTATTGATGACCGCTAATCTCTGGTTTGGCTCGATCAGCATTCCTGCCGGAGCGGTATGGGATATTCTAGCGGGCAATGAAGTTGAGAAAGCCAGTTGGAGTTTTATTATCTGGGAGTCGCGCCTACCGCAGGCTGTCACAGCGCTGCTATGTGGTGCGGCATTGGCGGCTTCGGGGTTGATGCTTCAAACAGCTTTCAATAATCCGCTGGCAGGTCCGTCCATTTTAGGAATAAATTCAGGGGCAAGCCTTGGCGTGGCACTCGTAATGTTGGCTGGTGGTGGAAGCATTGCAACGGGTATATTCACCTTGTCCGGTTTCTTCTCGGTGATACTGGGAGCTTTCATCGGATCGATGGTGGTAATGGGGCTTATCCTTTTCTTTTCTACACTGATAAAAAGCAATATCATGTTGCTGATTACAGGTATCATGATCGGCTATATCACTTCTTCCGCCATTTCATTGCTCAACTTCTTCGCAACAGCCGAAGGAGTACATTCTTATATGATTTGGGGTATGGGGAACTTCGGAGGTGTCTCATTGCAACAACTACCCTATTTCTCCATTTTCTGTCTGGCAGGTTTGTTACTTTCCATCCTGCTTATCAAACCCTTGAATGCCTTGCTGTTGGGTACTCGCTATGCTGAAAACTTAGGAGTAAACATCCGTCGCACAAGAAATCTGTTACTGATCGCCACCGGACTACTGACAGCCGTCACTACCGCCTTCTGCGGACCTGTTGCTTTCATCGGTCTGGCCGTTCCACATATCTCCCGCCTGATGCTGGGCACGTCCAATCACAATTCACTGCTCCCCGTCACTTTGCTGACGGGAGCCGCCATTGCCCTACTCTGCAACCTTATCTGTATCCTGCCGGGCGAAGCGGGCATCATTCCGCTGAATGCAGTGACCCCGGTGCTGGGCGCACCCGTTATTATATATGTAATCGTAAACCAACGTAAAATACAATATTTCAACTGATGGAGAAAGCTGTTATCACCGCGAATGATTTATGTATCGGCTACCGTTCGGGGAAGCAAGAGAAACGGGTGCATGAGCATCTTTCTTTCCGGCTCTTCCCCGGAGAACTTACTTGTCTGCTGGGAGCCAACGGAACAGGTAAGTCTACTCTGCTTCGCACCCTCTCCGCCTCGCAACCGGCTTTATCAGGAGAATTGCTTATACAGGATAAACCACTCTCCGATTACTCGGAAAAAGAATGTTCACGTACCATCGGCGTCGTACTGACAGACAAGACACAGGCAGGAGGACTGACGGTATACGAGCTCGTAGCTCTGGGACGCCAACCTCACACGGGTTTTTTCGGCAGACTGAATAAATCGGACCACGCCATCATTGAAGAAGCATTGGAAGCAGTGAGCATCAGTCATAAAGCCCAAAGCTATACCGCAGAATTGTCGGACGGCGAACGGCAAAAAGTAATGATTGCCAAAGCATTGGTACAGGAATGCCCTCTTATCCTATTGGATGAGCCTACCGCTTTCCTGGATGTAGTGAGCCGCATTGAGATTATGACTCTACTTCACCGTCTGGCTGTAGAACAGAATAAAGCGATTTTACTTTCCACCCATGATATAGAACAGGCATTAGTGCTGGCAGACAAACTATGGCTGCTTTCCAAAGAGAACGGACTGCAATGCGGAGTCACAGAGGATATGATTCTGAGTCACCGGATGGATAGCTTATTTTCCCGTAATGATATCCGGTTTGATTATGCACATGGAGTGTATTATCCGAAAGTGAACAGCCATCGCAATATCATCGTAGAAGCAAACGATGAAGTATTATTGCACTGGATAACCAATGCACTGAACCGTCACGGATATGCTTGTTGCTCTGATTCTGTGACAGAAACAAGTAGCTTACCGCGATTACAGGTGTTGTCTGCCGAAGATTTCAGACTGCACAAGGAAAAGGAATACACATTCTGTTCTTTCGAGCAGCTACTTGCCAATGTATGACAAAGGCCATGATATTTTTTGGATAGTCAGAAGAAAAAATATCGGAATTCTATTTATTGTTCTTTTAGCAAACCTCCGACGGCTTCAATAAAAGCTGTCGCTTTAGGTATCAACTCGTCTATTTCTTCTTCATTCGAATAGGCAAAATCATCATAATCGCTACTGTGGCGACGCTCGAAAAGCAGGGAGAAGCAACGCCCCAACTCGCGAGACAAACGACCGGTAGCTACAAAATGCAATCCTATCATCTGTTTGACACCTGAATGGGTGCCGGGATTTACCTCGTGCTTGATAAGCAGCGCAACTGCTGCATAATAGCAGGCATAATAAAGGCGGTTAACTGCCGTATTATAATATCCCTGTTGTTTCAGATAGGGTATTTCCTTTAAGGTTTCTTCGGCGCGCTGAAATCGGTAGTTTGCCAATGCCTCGATGTTTTCACGATTTAATTGCTCTTTCATAACACAATTCCTTCTTTCATTACATTCATACAAAAAGGAGTTTGAAAAGGACGGTTCTCCCAAATCTTTTTTAATAGGACACGTGCGTTTATTTGCACTCCCGTCTCAATTTCAATGTCGTAAAGCGGGGTAATGATACGGTCTTCTTCTTTAACGGTCAATTTATTTCCGTCAACCAATACCAGCAAATCAATATCGCTGTCAGGACGAGCATCTCCACGCGCTTCACTGCCATACAAAATGGCTTGCGCTTCGGGTGCCACTTGAGCCAAAGCCTTGCGTATCTGTTCTACAATTTGTGGACGTTTCATATTCATTACCTTTTATTTGCGAACAAAGTTATATAAAAAAACGGAAAGGTAAGAGATGCAACGACTTATTTCTTCGTCCAATCGATCTGTAATCCGATTGATTGAGTATAAGGATTTGTAATCCGCCCATATATAGTAATCCCGATATACTTAGTTGAGTCTGAAGAGGAATTTTTGTACTGACGATATTTAAGTACAAACTCACTGATTTCAGCTAATATTTTCATTGCTGATTATCAAAAGATTACAAGATATCATTTCTTTGTCTACAAGAAGTTAGGAGCCTGTCAACAAGGAGTTAATTTCCTGTTGACAGACTCCTAACTTCTTGTAGACAGGCAGAGGGAGTGTTTTTCTATTCTTTTACAAAAAGATGAGAAGAAGAAAATAATCTGCCAAACACTTGACATTGCCTTTTGGATATTGTATATTTGCAACGTTATAATCTATACAGATTTCACTTTTAACTTAGCATAAACGGAGAGGCATTCGCCCCTCCGTTTTTTTGCTCCTGCGCTTCATTGCATGAAACGACACGCTTATAGCTGCAACACCTTACGCACCTATCTGCATCAGCCGTCACTGGTACGAGCGTCACTCATCACTTGTACAAGCGTCAGCTCTCACTTGTACAAATGCAACACCACACTTCACTGTCCATGATGCCACACCTTAGCTTCCCCAATGCCATTCATTTACATCATTGAGGTGTGGCTTTGCGAATGATGAGATGTGGCATTCCAGACGGTGAGATGTGGCATTCCAAATGGTGAAGTGTGCCATTTCAGATGATAAGTTGCGTGTATTCCCCGTTAGACAAGCGGTATAGTTAATAATATATAAATCAACTCTTGACAAGAAATGGCAATCATTCAGCTCATGCACCTGTAAGAAAGCAAAGAAGAGACATAAAAATCATAAAAAAAAACAATTTAATAACTTGTTTTTTAGAGCAATTTATCTTTCCTTTGTAAGGTCATTTCCGTGGAACGCCGGGTGCGACGTTCCGCAAAAGCCGGAAATGATCTTTTTTAGTAGTACGGAAGCGTTAAAGATATTATCCTGACATTGAAATTTCGCCAAATTTTTCTAACCAAACGGGGTAATAAGTAACAAGAACGCCTGCACCACATTATATATATACTCTTCATTTCAGAACCGTATATAATAGTGGGGGGGTGGGCTGTTACTTATTTGTTTGGTGGGTGTTTGGCGATACCTCAATGTTGAATAAGTAGCAGTCCCACGCTCCCTTTTTTATATACTTCCACTTCTTTACATACGGGGCTCGGTGGAAAACTAAAAAAGCATAAGCTTTAAGTTACCATGCAAAACGAGAAACAACATGTATGTTCTAAAACCGGATATACGGTTAAGGTAATTATAGCCCATCTGCTATTACTCATCTTCCTCACAGCGGGAGTAAAAGCAGACGTAAACAAGAAATTCCATTCTGCCAGATTGGAAAGTATCAGTATGCAACTGCACGAACGTTACCGAATAGATTGCATGACTTTACAGATACACTCCATTGAAAACAATATGATTACAGTTGTACGAAATCCTTTTCTGGAAATCTGCCACATTGGTTTTCAACTTTTCCCCACAATACTTATCGAACAAAATCCTTCACCGGCGTATCGTTTTATCGAACGATATCTTTTAGAACTGTTTCTTCTGAAGGATGTTGCTGTTATTCGCCGACAGCTTCATGAAGACAAAGTCGTTATTCGCTTTAAAGGCGAACAGAGGGCTAATTTGTATGCATCACTTTTAGAGACACTTCCTCAGCTTAAGGGTAATGCATCATTAAGTATTACTACGGACAACAGCCATTATTCAGTGCTATGGTCAAAAAAAGATCATCCTCTGCTCCATCTCCGCTTTCCTATACAATACGAATTATTGTGGGGCATGAATAAAAAAGAGATAGAAGCACATTTCTATCCGGATTTACTACTCTACACTTCCACAGTAACCAAACCAAAAGCATCTTTTCCTGCCGTCTCTTCAGAAAACTTACAAAACATAGGAGACAATCGTTTCGTGTGGAATGGAGAATGGTATGCTATCGGCAATGTAAATACCAATCAATACTATGAGCGACTACCGGATGGCGGTTACTCCCTCATATATAGCCCGAAGAAACCGGAAGAGTCTATCCGCAATTTATTTGTTTTGCCATGCGATCGTTCCATTACAGCCAGCGTCAATCAAAAGTTATATGGAGGAGAAAGTCTTTGTTTTGAAATCCCTTTAGTCCAGCTTCTCAATTTTTGCCAACTGGAAGGCTGCGAAATATTTGTCGGTATCGAAGAATGTGGCAACAAGAAAATAAAAGGTATGCTGATTTTATTGAACCGCTCATCGGGCTACAACCACGTGATGCACTTCAACACAGACTTACGCATACTGGAACATCCGGAAAAATACAAAATGAACATTCAGTTGTATGCTTATGTACCTACACACAACATACACAGTCTGTTTTCTGAAAAAATAAATAACTACTAACAATAAAGGATATGGAAAATGTTAACAAGATTTTTTTGAAGGTGGCGGGCATAATACTCTTGATGCTATCGCCAATAACGGTCAAAGCACAATACATGACCGAACTCTATCTGACCGATGTGAATAATGATGCAGTGAAAACCGCAGCGCAACAAAACATCGGTAAATTACTGACACAATTCAACATTGCCTATACAGACAGTGCGGCAGTAAAGTTTGAGGGCATAGACATCATACCCGCCGCACGAAAGACAATAGAAGATATGTGGCAAAACTCTCCGTTCCGTTGCGGAGAAACAGAAATCATAGAGCGTTGCCTCCATACTCATGATGGAAATTTTCAGGTACGCAACCTACCTGTATTCATAAAAGATAATGAAGGAAAAGAGGAATATCAGGAAGTTGTGATCAATTTCAACAAGAAAGGCACTATCACTGATTTCCACACGGCCATATCTTCCAACCTTTATGTCAAAGTGATAAAAAAGGCTCTGACGTTACCGATCTTCGTTATCGGCAAATCATACTGGATTATGTAGAGCAATTCCGAACCGCATACAACACCAAAGACATGCCTTTCCTTGAGCAAATATATAGCGATGACGCACTGATCATTACCGGTAAAGTAATTAAGACAGCACCATCCGAGATGAACAATTTCATGTCGAAGGAAAAGGTTGTTTACAACAAACAGAGCAAGAAGGAATACCTTACCAACCTTGCCAGAGTGTTCAAAATCAACAAACGGATTCATGTGGTATTTGATGACCTTAAGGTAATGAAGCATCCCGCCAAAGAGGGATATTACGGCGTAACACTGAAACAAGGATACTCATCGGACAACTACAGCGATATAGGGTACCTGTTCCTGCTTTGGGATTTCAACAATCCGGACGCGCCGCAGATACGCGTCCGCACCTGGCAACCTGAGATGCTGAATGCGACCACTAAACTACCGGAAGAAGAAATCTTCACTTGCAACGATTTCGACATTAAATGAATTTAAACCCCAAAGAAAAAGAAACATGAAAAAGGACCTGCTTACATTCTCGCTCTTGTTCTGTTGCTGCCTGCTTATGCAAGGACAAGAAATAAAAGTAGAGGCATTTTCGAAATTAGAACGTGACCTTACACCAAGAACGGCCGAAAGGCTGGACTTGAATGATGAGCCTTGCTCTATCCTGAAAATTGTGGTTGCCCACGCCGGAGATTTCAGGTTTGAGGGAAATATTGTAGGAGATATACTGTACAAGGAAGGTGAAATCTGGATCTACATGCCCGCCGGCAGCCGGAACATCACCATTATGAATGACAAATATGGTGTATTGCGCTATGAGTTTCCTGAAAAGTTGAAAAAACAAACAGCTTACGAAGTACAAATAAAACTTGTGGAGAATTTGGAGAAAAAAGTCCGCACATTGGTCATACCTGTCATCGGCATCGGTAAGGGACATCCGTCTTACGGGTTCATGCTGGGATTTGTACGCAACACCGGACCTTATCTGAAAGTGAAATATGACTTCAGCGGTTTCTCATCCGACCTGGAATGCGGAGATGACGGTATCATAAAAGGAGCTTCCGACGCTCCGTGGTACACGGGAGAGAAAAAACAGAGTCGCCTGTCTGTAACGGCCGGCGTCATTCAGCGCTTGGGCAAGTTGTCCCCTTTCTATGCATACGCCGGTTTAGGATATGGCTACAACAAGCTGGGCTGGAAAACGGTAAACGGCGATTGGGTAAAAAACACCGACCATTCTTGTAGTGGCATAGAGGCTGAAGTAGGCGGTATCTATCGTCTGAAAAACATCTCATTCATGGCAGGTGTGCAGACCAATAGTTTCAACTATGTGGAAGCCACCTTGGGAGTGGGATTCATGTTCTAAAATCAGATAATCAACTAAAGGAAAATAAAGATGAAACGAAACATCATATTATATATAGTCGGCATTTGCTCCATCCTCATCGGATGCGGCGAATATCCCGGTCCTCATACCTTTGCGCCGAATGTTCTAAATGGAGAAGTGTATAACATTTATCGTTATGGAGCCACTGTTGACGGTGTTTTCATCAAACCGGACACAGATGCCGGTTCTGTAAAGCGATGCGGTATCTTACTTTCACTCTACCCTAGTATGGCAGAAGCAGATACAATAGAATCAGGAGCAGTAGAATCAGAAAATAAGTTCACCTTATGGCTAAAGAATCTGAATTCTGACACACATTACTATTATCAGACATTTGCCGCCAACGACTTCAGCTTTTTGGCGAGCGAGAAAGTGAATGAATTTCAAACCTATAAGGAATGTCCGCCGGTCTTTGATAAAATTCGAATAGAAGAGCAGGATTGCAAAAGCCTTGTCCTCTCCGTACCAATGATAGATAAAGGTACAGATGGAGGGCTTTTCTCCAAAGGTTTCTGCTATAAGCTTGCCACATCGGAAAACGATCTGCCGTACGAGGACAGAGACAGCAAAGACATTCAAATCATAGAAACCGGAAATCCGCAGGAAATCAAAGCCCGCATCACAAACCTGAGACCGGGCAGGGAGTACGTGATACGCCCGTATGGCATCAACAGCGTGGATATAGGTTACGGACCTTCTCTCCTCGTTTCCATGGATGGAACGATGACACCCGTCATGTCCACCGTCAACGCCCTGCCTTACGGCGACACTCCCACCGTACAGGCGGAGGCGTGGCTGCTTGCCGCCGGTGAGAGCGCAATCGCAGAAATGGGATTCTGCTGGGACATTAATGACACCCCCACAGTGCAGGAACTGCACAAATCCGTTCCTTTCAAAGATGAAAATGAACCGATTGTCTCGTTGATAGACTTAAAACCCAACACCACATACTATATGCGCGCTTATGCCACTAACGTAAACGGACAGACCGGATATGGAGAAGTTTGCAGCGTCCGTTTGGATGGGGAGTATGAGTTGGCTTTATCGGACATCGTCATTGAGAGTTGCACCGCGCGTTCTTTCTCGGTGTCTTCTTCTATACTTTCGCCCGGTGCGGGGGGAGATGTCGTCATAGAAGGACAAGGCTTTTGCTATTCGGATGTCACAATCCCCGTAGTAAACGATGATAACACGGTTACTGTTCCGGTGGATGATGTCGTAGACGGAGTTTTCAGCACAAAAGTCGATAACCTAGTTCCGGCTACCGACTATGCAATCAGAGCCTATCTGCAAACGTCAGAAGGAATAATCTACAGCAATACAACCACCGTCAGGACGCAGGAAGATCCTAAGCCGGATGGTGACATCAATGACTGGGAAGACAAAGGAGAAGAAGGTGGAATATTGGAATAAATGATCAGGAGGACAAATTAATGAAAAAAGACATCATAAAATGGATTACGGGATGTGCCTGCTTCTTGGCATTCGTCTCTTGTTCTCAGACAGAAGAGAACGTGCAACTTCACAACGAAAATGAGATTCGCTTCAGTGCCCGCATCGCCCCACCGGCAACCAGAGTAACAGAACAAGCTTTTGAACCGGGAGATAACATCAGCGTATTTGCTTTTACGAACGACCAAGGTTTTTCGGTAAACGCTTATGCCGACAACGTGAAGTATAGTTATTCCGACGGCGCTTTCCGCCCTGCGACTGAAGAAGGCATTGCCTATCCCGCGGACGGCGGACTTGCTTTTTGGGGCATCTATCCCTATTGCGAGCAAGCTGCTTCGACTTTCAACTTCGAAGTGGCGGAAGACCAAAGCACGGCAACCGCCTATGGAAGCAGCGACTTGATGACAGCTTCCACAAGCCTGACTACGGAACAGAATCCGGCACTTTCTTTTTATCATCGCCTTGCTTGCGTAAAGTTTAAATGTTCGTTTGAGGAGGCAGAAGAGAAAGTTAGCTCCATTACAGTGAATAATGTGCAGAAAAATGTTTCCATTGATCTGAGCAGCAATACGTATGAAGGAACAGGCGAGACGACATCCGGTCTCTTACCTTATCGCAACGATGATGAAAGCTACAAGATTCTCTTGCCTCCGCAGACTATTGCAACAGGAACCTCCTTCATGGTTGTTCGCACCACTGCGGGAAAAGAATATACATGGAAAGTACCACGCGACTTGCTGTTGGCCTCCGGTTGCCGATATACGTATAATCTGAAGGTTTCTGCCGGTGGGGAGATTGTGTTCTCAAGCAGTATTAATCCTTGGAATCAGGAGGAAAAGGATGTCAAGAAACGAGTGAAACAGGCTACTTTTGAAGATTTTGATGGGGATATAATAGAAGGAGGAATTACCTATAATTATAAATACAATGAGCAAGGATATCCCATAGATATCAGCGGTGCTTATTATGGGGATGCGATTGGAACAGATTCTAACAGGGTATCCTATTCAGACCATAAAATTACTATTGAAAATAAGTATTATCATTATTTCATAAAAGACGGTCCTTCCAAATCAGATAGTGGGATAGACAATATTGTATTTACATTGGATGACGAAGGGAAAGCTATTAAAATTAGCACTTTTGATAATGGGATTTTAGATAGAGAATCCACTTTTTCCTATACAAATGGGTACATTACAGAAGCGATACATAATGACTATGGATGGCCCAAACAACATAAACAATATTTCAAATGGGAAGATGACAAAATGACAAAAATGTGGATGAGTGAAACAGAGAACTATAGCATTAATTATTCATCTGCAAATACACATAAAATCGCCATTAATAATTTAACAATTCCAATATTTTCAGGATATTTCTGTGATATAGAATTAGTACCTGTCTATCTTCCGAACATTTCTTTTGGAATAGACATGAAATATCTACCAACCCAAATAGTGGATGATGCAGATCCTAACTGGACACTGGACTATACATGGGAAGTTGATGCCGATGACTATGTTACAAAAATAGTAGAAACTTCAGGAGACGAAACCGGAAAATATGGGACTACCTATACTTTTACCTATGAAAATATTGAGTAATAACATAAAAACAGCTTCATCATGAAAACATCTTTAAAACCAAAATATTTCCCTCTGGCGGTTATAGCAGCACTCCTTACCGCATGCAGTCAAAGCGAAGAGAACGTCTTGATTAGCTCAAACGGAGTATGTTTCACCGCTTCCATCGGACAGAGCCCCACACGTGCCACAGAAGAATCATTCGAAGCAAACGATGCAATCAGTATCTTTGCTTTCAAGAATGAGACTGGATTCAGTGGAGAAGAATACGCCCATAACAGAAAGTACAGCTTTCAGAACCAACAATTCACTGCGGACGAGCAAAATATAATTAAGCAACCCACAGATGGAAGCCAACTCTCATACGTAGCGGTCTATCCATATAGCGAAGCGGCTGATGCAAAATTCACTTTTCAAGTGAAAGAGGATCAAGCGCCAGGAAGCAATTACACCCAGTCCGACTTGATGATGGCCTCCACTTACCTTACTGACAACCAATCTCCTACCCTAATGTTCAGTCATTGTCTGTCGAGCATTGTGGTAAATCTTTCTTTCGCAAAAGCACCGGCTGGAAATGTCAGCGTAAAGATCACAAATGTCCTTACCACCGCCGCCGTAAATTTAGCAACCGCCACTTTTGCCGGAAACGGTGAGACAAGCAAGTCAGTGATTGCCGCTTACAACGGAACAAATAGCTATAAAGCGATTCTTCCTCCACAAACAACGAATGCGGGAAATACAGGCATTGAGATTATTGTTGGAGATGCCACGCCTTTGTCTTATAAATTTCCGGAAACTATCGAATGGAAGTCGGGGATTCGATACAACTACACGCTCTATATAGATGAAGATGGAACTATCCATACAACACCCACCGGCACTACAACAAAACGACTAAAAAGGCATATCTTTGAGTTATTGGAAAGCGAAGTGCAAGATAATGCAGCATATGGTTTTAGCCTTCCATATCAAATTGAGTTCCAGTACGATGAAAAAGGAAGACTCTCTAAATTGATTATGGATACAATGAATGAAGAAGGTTCACCCAACACCTATACCGAAAGCTTAACGTATTCAGAACAAAATATTAAAGTCGTTGAAGACAATAATGGAGATTATATCTGCCATACAACTTGTAATATAGATGGAAACAACAGAATAACCCAAATAATAGACCAATATGAAGGTGACCACATACACACAACTCAATGCTCTTATACAAACGGATATCTGACTCAAATAACATTGTCGTGTCCCCAAGCCCCACAGGATGATTGGATACAAAACAATCATTGGGAAGACGGGAAAATAACAACTTCTGAGGTTTTAGACCAGACAACGATGGAAACTATGGAGAATGTCACACTAAAGTATTCTGCAAACTCTGATTCTTACAAATATCCAATGTCAGCATATCTCCTTTTTGAAACCGAATTAATGTCATTAGCATATCTTCCAGAATCTTATTTGGGAACAAAGACAAACGGGATTCCTATTGAAACGATAGAATATGATACAAACTCCCGTCATACATATCGATGCACTTACACAATCGAAGCTGACGAAGACGGTTACATAACCAAACTAACCGATACCAGCATAGAGACGGATGAAACAGGAAACGTTATAGGCAGAGAAGTCGGCTCTATAACCTTTATCTATGAAGAAGTCGTAACAAAATAAATACTATACATCATGAAGAAAACAATATTCACATTAATCACTATCCTTGCGGCAACTACCGGTTTCGCTCAGAATACATCAAACGATTCCATAAGGAGCAAAGTCCGTGAAATCAAGCTGAGCGAAAAGTATGTGTACGCCGAAGCCGACAGCATGGCCGATTTTACAGAAGCCCAATCGATTGCTTCCGGGAAATTGCATGCCGCCGCCATAACCTTGATGGCCGAACACCAGAAAGGAAAAGAAGAAATGAAAAGTACTTGGGCAAAAGCGGAAAAACAGGCACTGTTTATGGAATACAACAATGGCTCATTGTTCAAGATCTTTGCCTATGTGCCCAAAAACAGCCTGATAGAGATGCAGCCAAAAACAGAAGTTACGACCCATGCAGTGTCCACTCCCCCGCAACCCGCACTTGCCGTTGCCCCAATTGTTGAGGACACCTTGACAGATGCGCCTTCAGTAGCTGAAACAGATAGCATTATCCAAATTGTGGCGC from Bacteroides sp. MSB163 includes:
- a CDS encoding ABC transporter substrate-binding protein, translated to MKQFSFFLTLWVTVLLLSACGGKSSTASGSAQGDTIPLHYSSNLSLIDYENYIVAQLRNPWDTAKILHTYVLVDKKQPLPQELPQGTLVRTPLSKAVIYSSVHCSLLKDLGALNSIGGVCDLKYIKLPEIEEGCRNGTITDVGDGMNPNIEKIIDLHPDAILLSPFENSGGYGRVEKLDVPIIECADYMETSSLGRAEWMRFYGLLFGKKTEADAMFTSIERNYKDLQELVKPISFAPSVMCDLKTSSTWYTPGGNSTIAKLYSDAGANYIFREDTHSGSLPYPFEVIFEKGQQADFWLIRYNQPADKTYSELEKEFAPYAGFRAFKERNIYGCNTNRVPFYEETPFRPDWLLKDLIKIFHPSMLEGYESKYYSKLAE
- a CDS encoding iron ABC transporter permease, coding for MKGKGSIYGIVLSVLILLLMTANLWFGSISIPAGAVWDILAGNEVEKASWSFIIWESRLPQAVTALLCGAALAASGLMLQTAFNNPLAGPSILGINSGASLGVALVMLAGGGSIATGIFTLSGFFSVILGAFIGSMVVMGLILFFSTLIKSNIMLLITGIMIGYITSSAISLLNFFATAEGVHSYMIWGMGNFGGVSLQQLPYFSIFCLAGLLLSILLIKPLNALLLGTRYAENLGVNIRRTRNLLLIATGLLTAVTTAFCGPVAFIGLAVPHISRLMLGTSNHNSLLPVTLLTGAAIALLCNLICILPGEAGIIPLNAVTPVLGAPVIIYVIVNQRKIQYFN
- a CDS encoding ABC transporter ATP-binding protein, which codes for MEKAVITANDLCIGYRSGKQEKRVHEHLSFRLFPGELTCLLGANGTGKSTLLRTLSASQPALSGELLIQDKPLSDYSEKECSRTIGVVLTDKTQAGGLTVYELVALGRQPHTGFFGRLNKSDHAIIEEALEAVSISHKAQSYTAELSDGERQKVMIAKALVQECPLILLDEPTAFLDVVSRIEIMTLLHRLAVEQNKAILLSTHDIEQALVLADKLWLLSKENGLQCGVTEDMILSHRMDSLFSRNDIRFDYAHGVYYPKVNSHRNIIVEANDEVLLHWITNALNRHGYACCSDSVTETSSLPRLQVLSAEDFRLHKEKEYTFCSFEQLLANV
- a CDS encoding HEPN domain-containing protein; its protein translation is MKEQLNRENIEALANYRFQRAEETLKEIPYLKQQGYYNTAVNRLYYACYYAAVALLIKHEVNPGTHSGVKQMIGLHFVATGRLSRELGRCFSLLFERRHSSDYDDFAYSNEEEIDELIPKATAFIEAVGGLLKEQ
- a CDS encoding L,D-transpeptidase Cds6 family protein; this encodes MPFLEQIYSDDALIITGKVIKTAPSEMNNFMSKEKVVYNKQSKKEYLTNLARVFKINKRIHVVFDDLKVMKHPAKEGYYGVTLKQGYSSDNYSDIGYLFLLWDFNNPDAPQIRVRTWQPEMLNATTKLPEEEIFTCNDFDIK
- a CDS encoding nucleotidyltransferase domain-containing protein, whose amino-acid sequence is MKRPQIVEQIRKALAQVAPEAQAILYGSEARGDARPDSDIDLLVLVDGNKLTVKEEDRIITPLYDIEIETGVQINARVLLKKIWENRPFQTPFCMNVMKEGIVL